The region gcttttgacaccttgaatgaattgagtctgttctgactGGGgaggggcaactcaatattaggaaggcgttcctgatgtttggtatactcagtgtatatacgtCATTGTGCTGAACCCCTCAAAATTAGTAGCTGATCAGGAGACCCATACAAGATGCAGTACATACCAACTATTGATGTCTGTGTGATCACAGCAACCTCCACTGTATTCCTCTTCCTTCTGCCTATTTCCCAACGCCAGTCTGTCATCTGAATCCTTACAATAGAAATACAATACATATACAAATGAATTGTGCTTAAAGTGAACAAATTATGACTCACTAAATTGAAACTAAGATGAAGAGCATATTTGACCTCTGTATCAACAGCCTTTGCATTATCCTCCTGCTCCCAAATGAATCTCCCAACCACTGCTTTCACCACTGAAAAGGTAAATTATTCACATATTTGGTGTGCATATTTTTCAGTGTTATGGAGAATATTATTATGGGAAAAAATGGCATTATGACTGTCATGCAAAATGCAAGGAAAGGAAAGCTGAGATATTATCTACTTACCCTCCTGGACAGAGACTGGAGGCAGCACATAATGACCAATGCACACTGACTTGACACTGTGGCATTTCTCACAGGCAGCTAGATAGAAGCTGTGAAAAACTGTTAGCCTGTTCTCAGCATAGTCCACACTCTCAAATATcctgaaataaataaacaaaagtaagtCAAAGGGTCTACATTTCGATTTATATTTCCTGGGATGCACTGCTGACGAAGAAACCATGCCCCCTAGGGGCGGGCCTATGACAGTGACACAGCATGCAGGAAACAGGACAAAAACGGTCACATTATGCAGAGGAAAATCATTGAACAAGAAGAGCAAATGCTCAGCTGGGCTGACCAAAGGTACAAACAAGAGAAAACAAAAGCAACATCCGAAGTGGCTATTTTATTTTACAAATAAGTAAGAATTAATCTGGACGGTAAGGAGTCACAATAGTTCATGAATAAATACTTGATTAGATAACTGTCTAGCTAGATGtgcatagctaacgttagctaaatcaaatcaaattgtattggtcacatacacatggttagcagatgttattgcgagtgtagcgaaatgcttgtgcttctagttccgacagtgcagtaatatctaacagtaatctagcaattccacaactacctaatacacacaaatctaagtaaagtgatggaataagaatatatacatatggatgagcaatggctgagcagcataggcaagatgcaatatatggtatacaatacagtataaatatgagatgagtaatgcaagctatgtaaacattattaaagtggcattattaaagtgactaacattagtgatccatttattaaagtgtccaatgatttcaagtctagctagctagcctaacGTTACCTTTCTGTATCAGGACAGGTGGCATCCTCACTGAAAAGGTAGTCTGCAGTCTCCCAACTTGTAATACCGCCACCCTCTGAtactgaaatatatattttttgcactcAATAAATTATGAAACTGGTAACGTTATTGTATTCAAGTGTAGCTAAGTAACTTAGCCttgagctagctaagttagctaactTACCCCAAAACCAACGGCTTCCTCTTCTCACACTATTTGAGAACCATGCTGTTCTATTTGTGAACATACTTTGCAAAGACTGTCCAAAgatttcagtaaaaaaaaaagtgtttataaAATGTTTGTCCTTGTTGATCTGAAAACCTTTATGTTGAGCAAATCATCAAGGTGAGGATGACGTCAATGATCGGCCGCGTTCCGGATGTTGCCATTCGAGGGCGCGAGCAGCGCAGCATGGACATCTTGGCGGTAAAAAAGGTGGTTACTCTTATCACCTCGATATTATTGTATCCACACCAGTTCTCGAATTTACGGTTTATTGACTCCAAACTCACAGGCTACTGTCTGGTAGCCTATTCCAAATAAATTATATAACACAATCACAGCTCCTCAACTCACTGTCGGGACATGAAAAGAGAGAACAATGACAGCATGGCAATAAACAAATATGCAATGCCCAGCCTGATTTTATGGGGACTATAGACTGATTTTAAATAGACAAGTATTACAAATATAAATATTATGATTAGACTACTAGGTCTGTTCGAACCAAGCCAAATAGTAAATTGGTCTGAGTGCTGTATTTTCATGGTGAGCAGTTTGTGAAGGTCTAAACAGAGTATGATAATCCTCTTAACAACATAAGCACcaagctatttttttgtccatgtCCAGACTGTCGACCTTCCTGTCTAGAGGTATTATGTCTGGTGGAAACATAGTCACCAttatgaaaatatttggcatggcaGCCTCCACATTTGTAGAATATGTGCTACCATCCAATTGACTTTTGCTAAGAGAGTGGTATTGTTTAAGAAAAAGTAATTTTATCCAACCTCAAAATGCTGGGCAGTGATACTCGGAATTGGTTTGTGAAGAAGCAGATGAGCCGCCGGAGACCATCTGGCAAAAATAAGAAAACGTGGGCTGCCAAAATCCTGAGACACCATAGGGAGCGGTTACTGAAGGAGCTGGATGTCAACAAGGTGCTGCCATACCTTGTGTATGACAGGGTGTTCTCTCTGGTGGAATGCAAGGACATCCTGGGttatgacaccaataagaaaaggGCAGAGATATTTCTGGACAAGTTGTCTTTGAAGGGCCCTGGGGCCTTCTGTGctttctgctctgttctggaaGAGGTGTATCCACACTTGCTAACCTGTTTTCTGCTGGATATTGAAGGTACAGTAAATCACAGTCTTTAAATGACAAAATATGTAATTTTTGTCAGTTTCATGTGTTAATGTTAGCTGAAGGTTTTAACCCTTGCTAAACTGCCTAAGAACCGGGACAAAATAGCAACTGTAAGCCACAGCAGTGAAGAGATGATTGTCTGTCCAGTTGGATATGTTGTAACACATGGCCCCTGCATCAGTGCCAGACAGTCCATTGTCCTAATTAGTTAAATTGAGAAAACAATAGAGAAAGGGTAATCAgcattttgtttgtatttttgtttacaTGTTCAATTTCTGGTGTTTAGGCCTAAACAAAGGAATGAATGATGACGTGGCATATTGTAACATGATTTAATTAATCATCTGGGGAAAATGAAGTGTGTTGTCACACCAGTATTTCTTCATCTGATGGTAAAATTAGTTTGAATATTATGGATGCTTTCACTCATATTATTCTATTATCTCTTACAGATCAGCCTGCGTTGAGGAGCTGTCACAAGCAGGAGGAGGGAGTCATGGCTCCTCACAACCAGGGTGTGTTTCTATCTCGGGAGCGTACAGTGATGCACCCTCTATTCATCTATAACGACCCTCTCTTCAACACCAGGTGAGCAATAATATCTACAAAGTAAAACTGCATTCTGCAGCAACCTTACCATCACATACAATGGGCTGTAGATGTAGTACCTACTTAGAACCACATGATGGTGATATGAGCTGACTTTATTGGGGGTCAGTGATCTTCTGGCCCTGATGCTGGGACACAACTGAATTAATCAGTGTGTTTTACACCTTAACCTTTAATGATCAATATGTTGTGTCTTAAAAGTATTTCATTTGAACCAATTTAGCGGATGTTTGGCAATTCTAACTCTCTAGAGACCATGTTAGCAAATCTCACACATGCCGTTACCGTCAGATGGCAAAGACTAGTGTCTACAGTGGTGCTGAGCAATTTACGTAAATTTCGgtaattttttgttttttaactAAGTAATTGACCGTCATCGGTTCAATTATGTGAATTCAATGTGCTCAATGTGCACAATgtgcagtttctctagagataaatcagatcaagcccgaactgtgcgatgtagtagggagttgtagtttccaacaggccaatattcaaTGTAGTTTAGCGCAGAGCACGTGGTAAAGAACTACAATGGCCATAATCCATTACACGCCTACTTGTCCGGTCCgtgtttcttttatgcctgctatgtAAAAGAGAGAAGAATGAGCGATTGAGAGAGATAGTCTTGAGAGCAGTTGCTTCtcaaggtatctctacctgaaataTATTAGCTAAgggattgatagttggtattcagcagtcataaaagtatgccttatttactttgaagagctactaaaatagtgattttgtcagacagcatagccAGCAGCTCTACTGAGATGACttagaatgaaataataaagtaatcaaataaaacacatttaataTACACAACAGCTGAACATTTTTATTAAAGTAAAGTGAATAAataatggttaataagtgataagcagtaatgggcagtcactaccattatgggaattgtattaattgttttattctgtgtcaCAGCATTCAACCCCCAATAGTGCATttcatgttaaaaaaaaaaataattgaaCCGAAAAcaaaccgacctcaaaaagcactaatcgctcagcactagtcTACAGTGTCCGCTCTATTGAACAAAGTGGTCCTCTGATCTATTAGCAGTGGATGAACAGCATTCGATGGAAGGTGACCTAAGTGATGCACTAAATGAGGGGTTAAAACAAGAAAAGATTGTCTTCTCAAGCAATCCTAGTATGCACACTTGGTGATTAGAGACTGATATAATGACTTAATACTTTTCTGTACAAAATGTTTGTATTTGCATATTTTTATTTGTCTGGTCTGGTGTCACATGATGGACATGTTAAATATTTTGTCATCATCAGTGAGGGCTTGCTTGCAGGTTAGGAGCTTATAGGCTAGCTGACAAAGATGCTTGCCAATACCAATTTGGTTTTGTCTCTCTGTAGGCAGTAATGTCATGTAGCCTTGTATTTTATATATTGAGGAgactattaaaaaatatattactgTGCGGGCAGTGGACAGTGTGCTATCTGCTGTGAAATTGATGGGAAATGCTTCTGTGTGCTCTTGATgccagcatggctgccacagtGGGCTGTGTACTATAAATCAAGCCctgatgcttctacacctgcattgcttgctgtttggggttttaggctgggtttctgtacagcacgttgTGACATCAGctaatgtaagaagggctttataaatacatttgattgaaatttgATTGATGATGTTCAGCTTAGAATCTGGTTAGAGAACCTAGGTGTCAATGTGCAGGTctatatgtttatatattatctactttACTGTCCTATTAAGTGCAGTATATTGCCTGTATGTCTAATCCTTATATGAAATCCAGCTGATACTAAGTTAATTTGTTAAATAAAACGATTGGAGAGACTGAGTCAAAGGGGAAAGTGGACAAGAGACTGCCTACATTACTACAAACATGAACTGCTAATTATGGAAAATAAGACAAACAGgattttgaaaaaaatatatatatattttaatggcTATATATAAATTGAGGTGAGGGCGATGGATttaattgttattttttatttcacctttatttaaccaggtaggccagttgagatcaagttttcatttacatcttcgacctggccaagataaagcaaagcagtgcgacacaaacaacacagagttacacatgggataaacaaacgtacatttaataacacaatagaaaaatctatacacattgtgtgcaaatgtagtaagattagggaggtaaggcaataaataggccaaagtgacaaaataattacaatttagcaattaaacactggagtggtagatgtgtagaagatgaatatgcaagtcaagatactggggtgcaaaggagcaaaacataaataacaatatggggatgagttaTTTGGGTGGGCtaattacagatgggctgtgtgcaggtgcaatgatcggtaagctgctctgacagctgatgcttaaagttagtgagggagatataagactctgatttttgcaatttgttcgtcattggcagcagagaactggaaggaaaggcagccaaaggaggagttggctttggggatgatcagtgaaatatacctgctggtgtgcgtgctacgggtgggtgttgctattgtgaccagtgagttgagataaggcggggctttatctagcaaagacttatagatgacctggagccagtgggtttggcaacgaatatgaagcgagggccagccaacgagagcgtacaggtcgcataGGTGtgtagcatatggggctttggtgacaaaatggatggcactgtgatagactacatccaatttgctgagtagagtgttggaggctttactcagttttactagggtatgtttggtggcatgagtgaaggatgctttgttgcgaaataggatgccgattctagatgtaattttggattggagatgcttaatgtgagtctggaaggaaagtttacagtctaaccagacacctaggtatttgtagttgtccacatattctaagttagaaccgtccagagtagtgatgctagacgggcgggcgggtgcaggcatcgattggttgaagagcatgcatttagctttacttgcatttaagagcagttggaggccacggaaggagtgttgtatggcattgaagctcgtctggacgtttgttaacacagtgtccaaa is a window of Oncorhynchus kisutch isolate 150728-3 linkage group LG3, Okis_V2, whole genome shotgun sequence DNA encoding:
- the terb2 gene encoding telomere repeats-binding bouquet formation protein 2 produces the protein MFTNRTAWFSNSVRRGSRWFWVSEGGGITSWETADYLFSEDATCPDTERIFESVDYAENRLTVFHSFYLAACEKCHSVKSVCIGHYVLPPVSVQEVVKAVVGRFIWEQEDNAKAVDTEDSDDRLALGNRQKEEEYSGGCCDHTDINSCHAVPFLDPPDTPQREGALCCEVQHYPVNNMVTGYVSIDELRTYSGELQDFLPGHCGSSVSKKRRSTVDIA